From a region of the Fischerella sp. JS2 genome:
- a CDS encoding TIGR02450 family Trp-rich protein encodes MTKKQKFPYLVGSKWTAQKKVDGWRHFQVVNRKNQGKWVYAEMVASCDPNVRFWLNAKLLQDRSQWHPGWQSLDELEKELSQS; translated from the coding sequence ATGACCAAAAAACAAAAGTTTCCTTATTTAGTTGGTTCTAAGTGGACTGCACAAAAAAAAGTAGATGGTTGGCGACATTTTCAAGTTGTCAATCGTAAAAATCAAGGTAAGTGGGTATATGCTGAAATGGTTGCTTCTTGTGATCCCAATGTTCGTTTTTGGCTGAATGCCAAGCTATTACAAGATCGTTCTCAATGGCATCCTGGATGGCAATCTTTGGATGAATTAGAAAAAGAGTTGTCGCAAAGCTAA
- a CDS encoding translocation/assembly module TamB domain-containing protein: MSKSLEQNYKSPINNKRVWLLILGRSGIALGGILLIGLIGGAWRLWSFIQKDLTPLAQKSLTTTLNRPVKLGEVKGLSLTGVKFGASAIPATPTDPDSVTVDAVEVGFEPLQLLFKRQLKLDVTLVNPDVYVEQDQQGRWITTTIQRQGQGQPIQTDLDKIRFRNAQLVLVARKRNLEDTVTEGQGDKGNTNQILPTSPTPSVTASSPLSSPVIFSQVNGTAQLLENNQVIRLDLTGKPNSGGDVALKGDIRPKTWATNLQIRGQELLASDVTRLVKLPLLLEAGRVNGDLQMQFQIGQTQPPVLFGNVDLQAVQFQVPKVPQQFLNSQGKLHFQGTEIKLDNVIGSYGKIPLIANGIIDTETGYKLVGHVNGVNVADVQETLKLKLPVPVTGEVQADLQFTGKTTEPILTGIVTTNKSAQIDKVDFDSASGKFEFAPKNEVIVFKDIQGKAKVGGELKGTGKVELGTVPRLNFNLSAKNVSGDAIALLYNSQPGLKVGTVSATAQMTGTADNVQTTVQFQAPQAQYPTTGEVVVNSDRTLNFRNVALSVAGGKVQAVGSWNNQNWQAVADATAVQVERFVNPQQLENINLNDARFNGRLLLSGSSAPFKLANIRTENAKVKVADGTVAISQIQLGENSFSAKLVANGVRLARLLKQPAPALQPALQAAMAGTFQVSGNTNNFDLKTLRGNGSASLAVNTGTVTATNIQVANGVYQAQLQAKNAPLQQLTPIPQQLHGQFTGQFNVTGSVESFQPETIQANGQAKLNIGGGSFTATNVQVVNGRYQAVVNAAGVELNRFQEQLEGKLGGKAQVAGNLGSSKLADIRATGQVNFSQGLAGIERPLNAVVGWDGEKLLVERATAPGLNASGYILANSNQAGIPEITELNLDVQAQNYNLQQLPLKLPQNVDLAGKADFNGKVTGNLPVPNLVGKLALRDLNVNNLAFESVLNGNIQSVRGRGLNLDVTGKRDKIALNLNANNRPNSFIVQWQQASATGQAQGDNLATKVENFPLKVLNLPVPANTYLGQGEVTGSLSGDFLINQNTLAVAGDVAIAQPQVGRIKGDRLQAQFRYKDGRTTLTDSAFIKGNSRYAFTGDFIPTATTPQIKGKLNISQGEIQDILTTLQFFELQDFQRGTATPTYGKASDLNTVAVGSAGQPILDQIRRFSEIKALIAQQQQQRRDASLVPDLADLKGTFNGEIDFDTATEKGLAADFKLNGQNFVWGRKSEPNRLYTIQQVIAHGSFENGVLRLLPLRIESQDKLIAFTGNVGGTEQSGQLRVKNFPLEVLSNYVKLPMGATGNINATATLAGSVNNPQAKGELQVTQGTLNQKGIESATASFSYHDGRLNFGSNVTVAGSEPVTITGSVPAKLPFATAAPNNDQINLDVQVKNEGLAILNLLTDQVAFEEGEGEVNLTVRGTKEQPIVNGIVAVKDATFSAQALPGKLTDVTGKAQFDFDRIKIESLQGNFSQGNVIAQGEIPIFTNSQKQIDNPLTVSLNKLAVNLKGRYQGGVSGNLQITGSALSPAIGGNLKLANGQVLITESANNAVNTGNNDQEISYAKTNKTEKSENNTTATRFNDLKLELDKNVEVALPPILSFRATGSLNVNGSLNNPEPEGTIRLQGGDVNLFTTQFNLARGYKNRAVFRGDQNPDLDIRLFANVLDVNPSQVTTTPFSSEISDENITSFQPVNTVRVEARIDGPASQLNQNLELTSNPPRNQTEIVALLGGGFVQTLGRGDSTLGLVNLAGSALNVQRAFNQIGNAFGLSELRIFPTVASDDPENPQVTRRNFSMDLAAEAGIDVSRNISFSALKVLTSDEAPQFGFNYRINSEFRLRTSTDLSGDNQAVLEYEDRF, from the coding sequence ATGAGTAAATCTCTTGAGCAAAATTATAAATCTCCAATTAACAACAAGCGTGTATGGTTGCTGATACTGGGTCGTAGTGGCATCGCTTTAGGTGGAATTTTACTAATAGGACTTATTGGTGGTGCTTGGCGATTGTGGAGTTTTATCCAGAAAGATTTAACACCACTAGCACAAAAAAGTCTGACCACTACACTCAATCGTCCAGTTAAGCTAGGAGAAGTTAAGGGATTATCGCTCACGGGAGTAAAGTTTGGGGCTTCAGCTATTCCAGCAACACCCACTGATCCGGATAGTGTTACAGTCGATGCCGTGGAGGTTGGTTTTGAACCGTTACAGTTACTTTTTAAGCGTCAACTGAAGTTGGATGTAACTTTAGTTAATCCAGATGTTTACGTTGAACAGGATCAACAAGGACGTTGGATTACCACTACCATCCAAAGACAAGGTCAAGGTCAACCAATTCAAACAGATTTGGATAAAATAAGGTTCCGCAATGCCCAATTAGTCTTAGTGGCACGCAAGAGGAATCTAGAGGACACGGTGACAGAGGGACAGGGGGACAAGGGTAACACAAATCAAATACTCCCCACGTCTCCTACTCCTAGCGTCACCGCTTCTTCTCCCCTCTCTTCCCCAGTGATATTTTCACAAGTAAACGGAACTGCCCAGTTATTAGAAAACAACCAAGTGATTAGGTTGGATTTGACAGGAAAACCAAACAGTGGTGGCGATGTTGCTTTAAAGGGAGATATCCGCCCAAAGACATGGGCAACGAATTTACAAATACGTGGGCAAGAGTTGCTAGCCTCTGATGTGACGCGCTTGGTCAAGTTACCACTCCTGCTGGAAGCTGGTCGAGTCAATGGTGACTTACAGATGCAGTTTCAAATTGGGCAAACTCAGCCGCCTGTTTTATTTGGTAATGTTGATTTGCAAGCAGTTCAGTTTCAAGTTCCGAAAGTTCCCCAACAATTTTTAAATTCCCAAGGAAAGCTGCACTTTCAAGGCACAGAAATTAAGCTTGACAATGTCATCGGCAGCTACGGCAAAATTCCATTAATTGCCAACGGTATTATTGACACCGAAACTGGTTACAAGTTGGTAGGGCATGTAAATGGCGTCAATGTCGCTGATGTGCAAGAAACTCTCAAACTCAAATTGCCTGTACCTGTAACTGGGGAAGTACAAGCAGATTTGCAGTTTACAGGAAAAACGACCGAACCAATTCTTACAGGTATCGTTACCACTAACAAGTCTGCCCAGATTGATAAAGTTGATTTTGATTCTGCCAGTGGCAAGTTTGAGTTTGCACCAAAAAATGAAGTGATTGTCTTCAAAGATATTCAAGGCAAAGCCAAAGTTGGCGGTGAACTCAAGGGTACTGGTAAGGTTGAGTTGGGTACAGTTCCCCGTTTGAATTTTAATTTATCTGCCAAGAATGTTTCTGGTGATGCGATCGCTCTTCTTTACAATTCTCAACCCGGGTTGAAAGTCGGTACTGTCTCTGCTACAGCCCAAATGACTGGTACTGCTGACAATGTGCAAACAACAGTTCAATTCCAAGCCCCCCAGGCTCAGTATCCTACCACAGGTGAAGTTGTTGTCAATAGCGATCGCACTCTCAATTTCCGTAATGTTGCTCTCAGTGTAGCTGGTGGCAAAGTCCAGGCTGTCGGCAGTTGGAATAACCAGAACTGGCAAGCAGTTGCTGATGCCACTGCTGTACAAGTAGAACGTTTTGTCAACCCCCAACAACTAGAAAATATAAATCTTAATGATGCCCGCTTCAATGGTCGCCTCCTTCTCTCTGGCAGTTCCGCACCTTTTAAACTGGCTAATATTCGTACTGAGAACGCTAAAGTTAAAGTTGCAGATGGCACGGTGGCAATTTCTCAGATCCAGCTAGGGGAAAACAGCTTTTCTGCTAAACTTGTGGCGAATGGTGTGAGGTTGGCGCGGTTGTTGAAACAGCCTGCCCCTGCATTACAACCAGCATTACAAGCTGCGATGGCAGGTACATTCCAAGTATCAGGTAATACAAATAATTTTGACCTGAAAACTTTACGGGGAAATGGCTCAGCCAGTTTAGCTGTCAACACTGGTACAGTTACTGCTACGAATATTCAAGTAGCTAACGGTGTTTATCAGGCACAACTGCAAGCAAAGAACGCACCACTACAACAATTAACACCAATTCCTCAGCAATTACACGGTCAATTCACTGGTCAGTTTAATGTCACTGGTTCTGTAGAGTCCTTCCAACCAGAGACAATCCAAGCTAACGGTCAAGCAAAACTTAATATTGGTGGTGGCAGTTTTACAGCCACAAATGTCCAAGTAGTTAACGGTCGCTATCAGGCTGTAGTTAATGCTGCTGGGGTGGAATTAAATCGGTTTCAGGAGCAGTTAGAAGGTAAATTGGGTGGTAAAGCCCAAGTTGCTGGGAATTTAGGAAGCTCTAAGTTAGCAGATATCCGGGCAACAGGTCAGGTAAACTTTTCCCAAGGGCTAGCTGGTATTGAGCGACCACTGAATGCGGTTGTCGGCTGGGATGGAGAAAAGTTGCTCGTTGAACGAGCAACAGCCCCTGGTTTAAATGCCAGTGGTTATATATTAGCCAATAGCAATCAGGCTGGCATACCGGAAATTACGGAGTTAAATCTTGATGTTCAAGCCCAAAATTACAATCTGCAACAGTTGCCATTAAAGTTGCCTCAGAATGTAGATTTAGCTGGAAAAGCTGATTTTAACGGGAAAGTTACTGGCAATCTGCCTGTACCAAACTTGGTAGGAAAACTGGCACTGCGAGACTTGAATGTTAACAACTTGGCTTTTGAGTCGGTGTTAAATGGTAACATCCAATCAGTGCGAGGACGTGGTTTAAATTTGGATGTCACTGGCAAACGTGACAAAATTGCTCTCAATCTTAATGCGAATAATCGTCCCAATTCCTTTATAGTGCAATGGCAGCAAGCTTCGGCAACTGGTCAAGCACAAGGCGATAATTTGGCGACAAAAGTAGAAAACTTTCCCTTAAAAGTATTGAATTTGCCAGTACCTGCAAATACTTACTTGGGTCAAGGTGAAGTAACAGGTTCACTGAGTGGAGATTTTCTCATTAATCAAAATACATTAGCAGTAGCCGGGGATGTAGCGATCGCTCAGCCGCAAGTAGGTAGAATTAAAGGCGATCGCTTACAAGCTCAGTTCCGCTACAAAGATGGTAGGACAACCCTGACCGATAGCGCCTTCATCAAAGGCAATAGTCGCTATGCTTTTACTGGTGACTTTATACCCACAGCTACAACTCCCCAAATCAAAGGCAAACTAAACATCAGCCAAGGTGAAATCCAAGATATATTAACGACACTCCAGTTTTTTGAACTACAGGATTTTCAACGGGGAACAGCTACCCCAACCTACGGTAAAGCTAGTGACCTCAACACCGTAGCAGTCGGTTCCGCAGGTCAGCCTATACTAGATCAAATTCGCCGCTTTTCCGAAATTAAAGCACTGATAGCACAACAGCAACAACAACGGCGTGACGCTTCTTTAGTACCAGACTTAGCAGATTTAAAAGGGACTTTTAACGGCGAAATTGATTTTGATACTGCCACAGAAAAAGGACTAGCAGCAGATTTTAAATTAAATGGTCAAAACTTTGTCTGGGGACGAAAAAGCGAACCCAACCGCCTATACACAATACAACAAGTGATTGCTCACGGTAGCTTTGAAAATGGTGTTCTCAGGTTACTACCTTTGCGAATTGAATCTCAAGATAAGCTGATCGCTTTCACTGGTAATGTAGGTGGTACAGAACAATCTGGTCAGCTACGAGTGAAAAATTTCCCTCTGGAGGTGTTGAGTAATTATGTCAAGTTGCCAATGGGTGCAACAGGTAATATCAACGCTACAGCAACTTTAGCAGGCAGTGTCAATAATCCCCAGGCGAAAGGAGAATTGCAAGTTACACAAGGAACGCTCAACCAAAAAGGCATAGAATCGGCGACTGCTAGTTTTAGTTATCACGATGGACGTTTAAATTTTGGCAGTAACGTCACGGTTGCTGGCTCTGAACCTGTTACGATTACTGGCAGTGTTCCTGCTAAATTGCCTTTTGCGACTGCTGCACCAAATAACGATCAAATCAATCTGGATGTGCAGGTGAAAAACGAAGGCTTAGCAATTTTAAACTTGTTGACAGATCAGGTGGCTTTTGAGGAGGGAGAAGGGGAAGTCAATCTCACTGTACGCGGCACAAAAGAACAGCCAATCGTGAATGGTATTGTTGCTGTCAAAGACGCTACATTTTCAGCTCAGGCGTTACCAGGAAAATTGACTGATGTCACAGGAAAGGCCCAGTTTGATTTTGACCGTATTAAAATTGAAAGTCTCCAAGGCAATTTTAGTCAGGGCAATGTCATAGCTCAAGGAGAAATTCCGATTTTCACTAACTCACAAAAACAAATAGATAATCCCCTGACTGTGTCTTTGAATAAATTAGCAGTGAATTTAAAGGGACGGTATCAAGGAGGAGTGAGTGGTAATTTGCAGATTACTGGTTCTGCTCTTAGTCCAGCTATTGGTGGTAATCTCAAGTTAGCTAATGGTCAGGTTTTAATCACAGAATCAGCTAACAACGCCGTGAATACTGGCAATAATGACCAAGAAATTAGTTATGCCAAAACAAACAAAACAGAAAAATCTGAAAATAACACTACAGCCACACGATTTAATGATCTCAAATTGGAATTAGACAAAAATGTAGAAGTTGCTTTACCACCAATTCTAAGTTTCCGCGCTACTGGTTCGCTGAATGTCAATGGTTCATTAAATAATCCCGAACCTGAAGGAACTATTCGCCTTCAAGGTGGAGATGTAAATTTATTTACTACTCAATTTAACCTGGCGCGTGGTTATAAAAACAGAGCGGTTTTTAGAGGAGATCAAAACCCTGACTTGGATATCCGCTTGTTTGCTAACGTATTGGATGTCAATCCTTCCCAAGTGACCACCACTCCTTTCTCTTCTGAAATCAGCGATGAAAATATTACGTCCTTTCAACCTGTAAATACTGTGCGTGTCGAAGCCAGAATCGATGGCCCAGCTAGCCAGCTTAACCAAAATCTTGAACTTACCAGCAATCCTCCCCGCAATCAAACAGAAATAGTAGCTTTACTTGGGGGTGGTTTTGTACAAACATTGGGACGTGGCGATAGCACCTTAGGACTTGTAAATTTAGCAGGTTCAGCTTTAAATGTTCAACGAGCTTTTAACCAAATTGGTAATGCTTTTGGTTTAAGTGAACTGCGTATATTTCCTACTGTTGCTTCCGATGATCCAGAGAATCCACAAGTAACAAGAAGAAATTTTTCGATGGATTTGGCGGCGGAAGCTGGGATTGATGTTTCCCGTAATATTTCTTTTTCTGCTCTCAAAGTTTTGACAAGTGATGAAGCGCCACAATTTGGCTTTAATTATCGGATTAATTCTGAGTTTCGCCTGCGTACTTCCACTGATTTATCTGGCGATAACCAGGCGGTGCTGGAGTATGAAGATAGGTTTTAA